The following are encoded in a window of Heteronotia binoei isolate CCM8104 ecotype False Entrance Well chromosome 9, APGP_CSIRO_Hbin_v1, whole genome shotgun sequence genomic DNA:
- the PRDM8 gene encoding PR domain zinc finger protein 8, whose amino-acid sequence MEESGGVPRGPLWEGEAKAVQQCLTDIFTSVYTTCDIPENAIFGPCVLSHTSLYDSIAFVALKSTDKRTVPYIFRVDTSAANGSSEGLMWLRLVQSARDKEEQNLEAYIKNGQLFYRSLRRIAKDEELLVWYGKELSELLLLLGPARAPGKMNGTPPYACLECNQRFQFEFPYVAHLRFRCPKRLHAPDNSPPEEASTKASSPKVPEGGGGGPPKYPAKPLHHATHPTRHHYAGAPEGQGGVSKPSTDFHNLARDMENSREASSSPASREPSEGSPEGPPGKAKRKYPAGGEERGAAARGRLERPLPSSPREELVCTPQQQYRPAGSYFGLEESSRLFAPPSPETGEAKRSAFVEVKKASRGLEGGGGEEKERGEGASPGSAPSDKALGGGGGGGGGGGGRAGGSAFSTVPPSQASSGEERKSAFSQPARSFAASSSAHVAQLVLGPKLSALAEGGCPEGAARLYAPDPLAVKLPGAPPGELNAGSGTAGGGGGGGGGGGAASGGGLPKQSPFLYATTFWPKGVAAAAAAPLQLQLPSALTLLPPSFTSLCLPAQNWCAKCNASFRMTSDLVYHMRSHHKKEYALEPLVKRRREEKLKCPICNESFRERHHLSRHMTSHN is encoded by the exons ATGGAGGAGTCGGGCGGGGTGCCGCGGGGCCCCCTGTGGGAGGGCGAGGCCAAGGCGGTGCAGCAGTGCCTGACGGACATCTTCACCAGCGTCTACACCACCTGCGACATCCCGGAGAACGCCATCTTCGGGCCCTGCGTCCTCAGCCACACCTCGCTCTACGACAGCATCGCCTTCGTCGCCCTCAAGTCCACCGACAAGAGGACCGTCCCCTACATCTTCCGG GTGGACACGTCGGCGGCCAACGGCTCCTCGGAAGGCCTGATGTGGCTGCGCCTGGTCCAGTCGGCCCGCGACAAAGAGGAGCAGAACCTGGAGGCCTACATCAAAAACGGACAGTTGTTCTATCGCTCCCTCCGCAGGATCGCCAAAGACGAGGAGCTGCTGGTCTGGTACGGGAAGGAGCTGAGcgagctgctgctgttgcttggCCCGGCCAGGGCGCCCGGCAAAATGAACG GCACTCCGCCCTACGCCTGCCTGGAGTGCAACCAGCGCTTCCAGTTCGAGTTCCCGTACGTGGCCCACCTGCGCTTCCGCTGCCCCAAGAGACTGCACGCCCCGGACAACAGCCCGCCCGAGGAGGCCAGCACCAAGGCCAGTAGCCCGAAGGTCCCggaaggcggcggcggggggccgCCCAAGTACCCCGCCAAGCCCCTCCACCACGCCACGCACCCGACTCGCCACCACTACGCCGGCGCGCCGGAGGGCCAGGGGGGCGTCAGCAAGCCTTCCACGGACTTTCACAACCTGGCGCGGGACATGGAGAACTCCCGGGAGGCCAGCAGCTCGCCCGCCAGCCGGGAGCCGTCGGAGGGCAGCCCGGAGGGCCCGCCGGGCAAAGCCAAGCGGAAATACCCGGCGGGGGGCGAGGAGCGGGGGGCGGCCGCCAGGGGGCGCCTGGAGCGGCCCTTGCCGTCGTCGCCGCGGGAGGAGCTGGTGTGCACCCCGCAGCAGCAGTACCGGCCGGCGGGCAGCTACTTCGGCCTGGAGGAGAGCAGCCGCCTCTTCGCGCCGCCCAGCCCGGAGACGGGCGAGGCCAAGCGCAGCGCCTTCGTGGAAGTGAAGAAGGCCTCGAGGGGGctggaaggcggcggcggcgaggaGAAGGAGCGCGGGGAGGGCGCCTCGCCGGGCAGCGCGCCCTCGGACAAGGCCCTgggcggaggaggaggcggcggcggcggcggcggcgggcgagCCGGCGGCAGCGCCTTCTCCACGGTGCCGCCGTCGCAGGCGTCGAGCGGCGAGGAGCGGAAGAGCGCCTTCTCGCAGCCGGCGCGCTCCTTCGCGGCCTCGTCGTCGGCCCACGTGGCGCAGCTGGTGCTGGGCCCCAAGCTGAGCGCGCTGGCGGAGGGCGGCTGCCCCGAGGGCGCCGCGCGTCTTTACGCCCCAGACCCGCTGGCCGTCAAGCTGCCCGGAGCGCCGCCGGGAGAGCTCAACGCCGGCAGCGGGACTGCAGGCGGcgggggaggcggcggcggcggaggaggagcCGCGTCGGGCGGCGGCCTGCCCAAGCAGAGCCCCTTCCTGTACGCCACCACCTTCTGGCCCAAGggcgtggcggcggcggcggcggcgccccTCCAGCTCCAGCTGCCCTCGGCCCTCACGCTGCTGCCGCCCTCCTTCACGTCGCTCTGCCTGCCGGCGCAGAACTGGTGCGCCAAGTGCAACGCCTCCTTCCGCATGACCTCCGACCTGGTGTACCACATGCGCTCCCACCACAAGAAGGAGTACGCCCTCGAGCCCCTCGTCAAGCGGCGGCGCGAGGAGAAGCTCAAGTGCCCCATCTGCAACGAGTCCTTCCGCGAGCGCCACCACCTCTCCCGCCACATGACCTCGCACAACTGA